Proteins co-encoded in one Gopherus evgoodei ecotype Sinaloan lineage chromosome 4, rGopEvg1_v1.p, whole genome shotgun sequence genomic window:
- the LOC115651240 gene encoding zona pellucida sperm-binding protein 3-like: MRCKGHITVSDGVSVVCGSSQLQITVLADLFGDGVTVSAKELTLGAGCAVKAVGPDRFQLEYLLSECGATMELLSDTIHYRNFLHYRPSAVRGVIRASAFSLPIDCFYPRTGNISSLGLQPTWVPFSSTLMHRQHLDFALDVYDSTWSFPLSDPTYYLGDLINIQASVRTGSHAPLRIYVDECVARPSAASSIKYEVITDHGCLVDGQHSRSHFLAPRGDQFLRFQLDTFVFTGASNSQIYLLCHLKAVAAGPADQHNKACSYDPATIAWRSHEGGNCSCCASPAGCGSRRRRRRLPQDREGPLGEADLQLGPIKLATNSSITLGSSLLMLASTEPTFATAGAVELSSTVPISSTPKAIHPVLFSPNQAVNPIVRGDMKDSSGLQLPFSVTTLAIAVLCSLFVFLGILGCYCSTKRYHRGYRMGAVDVALGESGAVAMAPTASRDSNVASKKPGAVVAAACGESGSV, translated from the exons ATGAGGTGCAAAGGACATATCACTGTCAGTGATGGAG TGTCGGTGGTGTGTGGCAGCTCGCAGCTTCAGATCACGGTGCTGGCGGATCTCTTTGGCGATGGTGTGACTGTCTCTGCCAAGGAGCTGACACTGGGGGCTGGCTGTGCTGTGAAAGCTGTTGGGCCAGATAGATTCCAGCTAGAATATCTGCTATCAGAATGTGGGGCCACCATGGAG CTCCTCTCTGACACCATCCACTACAGAAATTTCCTCCACTACAGACCTTCTGCTGTGAGGGGCGTGATCCGAGCCAgtgccttctccctccccataGACTGCTTCTACCCCAG gactggtaaTATCTCTTCCTTGGGCCTCCAGCCCACCTGGGTCCCTTTCAGTTCCACCCTAATGCACAGACAGCACCTGGACTTTGCCCTGGATGTGTATGACA GTACCTGGTCATTCCCCCTGTCTGACCCCACTTACTACCTTGGTGACCTGATAAACATCCAGGCATCTGTGAGAACTGGCAGCCATGCACCTCTGAGGATCTATGTGGATGAGTGTGTGGCACGGCCAAGTGCAGCATCTTCCATAAAGTATGAGGTCATCACAGACCACGG GTGTCTTGTGGATGGGCAGCACAGCCGCTCCCACTTCCTTGCCCCTCGAGGAGACCAGTTCCTCCGTTTCCAGCTGGACACGTTTGTCTTCACTGGTGCTTCCAATAGCCAG ATCTACCTCCTGTGCCACCTGaaggcagtggctgctggccctgctgacCAGCACAACAAGGCCTGCTCCTATGACCCAGCCACCATAGCCTGGCGCTCCCATGAAGGAGGCAACTGCTCCTGCTGTGCTTCCCCTGCTGGCTGTGGGAGCAGGAGGCGGCGCCGGCGTCTGCCTCAGGACAGGGAAG GACCCCTTGGAGAAGCAGACCTCCAGCTTGGCCCCATCAAGCTGGCCACCAATTCCTCCATTACACTGGGCTCCAGCCTCCTCATGTTGGCTTCTACAGAGCCCACCTTTGCCACAGCAGGGGCTGTTGAACTCTCTTCCACTGTGCCCATCTCTAGCACCCCTAAAGCCATCCACCCTGTCCTGTTCTCTCCCAATCAGGCTGTGAACCCCAtagtgagaggggacatgaagGATTCTTCAG GGCTGCAGCTCCCCTTCTCTGTCACCACCCTGGCCATTGCAGTGTTGTGCTCACTCTTTGTCTTCCTGGGAATCCTGGGTTGCTACTGCTCCACCAAGCGCTACCACAGAGGATACCGGATGGGTGCTGTTGATGTTGCCTTGGGGGAGTCTGGTGCTgttgccatggcacccacagccTCTAGGGACTCCAATGTAGCCTCTAAGAAACCTGGTGCTGTGGTGGCTGCAGCCTGTGGGGAGTCTGGCTCTGTATGA
- the TCN1 gene encoding transcobalamin-1 isoform X2, with translation MTGDGEMRRTLVIMLVGLLLLYLAPGGLCQGCAVNEAERPLVRDLQKKMIYSVNVSAPPNPSILLALRLAQEHNKRIEQDMLNKLSQDAVERAVASFSSGQVALHILAQQASCSDPRCVSANGSTINLVRLLEQKFKAELQNIAIHGNPLTNFYQLSLDVLALCQLNGRLSPASTSALLSPGHKKYYLGGQFSVDTAAVAILAHICLQTRGQPLPPKVYKKIRQNVQWLVDKILAEKRRDGEIGNIYSTGLAMQALSVSSSYQKPGAWNCLQTLHRVLDKIPQGTFKNPMAASQVLSSLENRTYLDVSRLNCSMDPDNLPLSTARPTSPTSRLPSIRVTYTVADGVNNTFNDSISVTVTQGSIFFKVMEVTQDKDPSKFSFTYTQSSWGPYITSVQGLQADNNHRTYWQLLSNGIPLSQGAGDYVVSNSERLEVKFTVY, from the exons ATGACTGGAGATGGAGAGATGAGGAGGACTTTGGTGATCATGCTAGTTGGGCTCCTGCTCCTGTACCttgcccctggggggctgtgccAGGGCTGTG CCGTGAATGAGGCTGAGCGCCCCCTAGTGAGGGATCTGCAGAAGAAGATGATCTATTCGGTGAATGTTAGTGCTCCCCCGAACCCCAGCATCCTGCTCGCCCTGAGGCTGGCCCAGGAGCACAACAAGCGCATTGAGCAGGACATGCTGAACAAACTGAGTCAGGACGCAGTGGAGCGAGCTG TTGCGTCCTTCTCCTCGGGCCAGGTGGCCCTCCATATCCTGGCTCAACAGGCCTCCTGCTCTGACCCCCGGTGCGTCTCTGCAAACGGCTCCACCATCAATCTGGTGCGTCTCCTGGAGCAGAAGTTCAAGGCAGAGCTGCAGAACATAG CGATCCATGGCAACCCCTTGACCAACTTCTACCAGCTCAGCTTGGACGTGCTGGCCCTGTGCCAGCTGAATGGCCGCCTCTCACCAGCCAGTACCAGCGCCCTCCTCAGCCCAGGCCACAAGAAGTATTACCTCGGTGGCCAGTTCTCTGTGG ACACTGCAGCAGTGGCAATCCTGGCTCACATATGCCTGCAGACCAGGGGGCAGCCCCTTCCCCCGAAGGTGTATAAGAAGATCAGACAGAATGTGCAGTGGCTAGTGGACAAAATCCTGGCTGAGAAGAGAAGAGATGGAGAGATCGGGAACATCTACAGCACTGGGTTGGCTATGCAG GCCTTATCTGTCTCATCCAGCTATCAGAAACCCGGGGCCTGGAACTGCCTCCAGACTCTGCACAGGGTCCTGGACAAGATTCCCCAGGGCACATTCAAAAACCCCATGGCTGCTTCCCAGGTCCTCTCTTCCCTGGAGAACAGGACCTATCTGGACGTGAGTAGGCTCAACTGCTCCATGGACCCAG ATAACCTCCCTCTGTCCACTGCCAGGCCCACCTCACCCACTAGCCGCCTACCTAGCATCAGAGTGACCTACACTGTTGCCGATGGTGTGAACAACACATTCAATGACTCTATCAGTGTCACTGTGACCCAGGGCTCCATCTTCTTCAAGGTGATGGAGGTCACCCAGGATAAAGACCCCAGCAAATTCAG CTTCACATACACGCAGAGCTCCTGGGGCCCGTACATCACCTCCGTGCAGGGGCTGCAGGCCGATAACAACCACCGCACCTACTGGCAGCTCCTGAGCAATGGCATCCCGCTGAGCCAAG GTGCTGGGGACTACGTTGTCTCCAACAGCGAGAGGCTGGAGGTCAAATTCACTGTGTACTGA
- the TCN1 gene encoding transcobalamin-1 isoform X1, translated as MTGDGEMRRTLVIMLVGLLLLYLAPGGLCQGCVASFSSGQVALHILAQQASCSDPRCVSANGSTINLVRLLEQKFKAELQNIAIHGNPLTNFYQLSLDVLALCQLNGRLSPASTSALLSPGHKKYYLGGQFSVDTAAVAILAHICLQTRGQPLPPKVYKKIRQNVQWLVDKILAEKRRDGEIGNIYSTGLAMQALSVSSSYQKPGAWNCLQTLHRVLDKIPQGTFKNPMAASQVLSSLENRTYLDVSRLNCSMDPDNLPLSTARPTSPTSRLPSIRVTYTVADGVNNTFNDSISVTVTQGSIFFKVMEVTQDKDPSKFSFTYTQSSWGPYITSVQGLQADNNHRTYWQLLSNGIPLSQGAGDYVVSNSERLEVKFTVY; from the exons ATGACTGGAGATGGAGAGATGAGGAGGACTTTGGTGATCATGCTAGTTGGGCTCCTGCTCCTGTACCttgcccctggggggctgtgccAGGGCTGTG TTGCGTCCTTCTCCTCGGGCCAGGTGGCCCTCCATATCCTGGCTCAACAGGCCTCCTGCTCTGACCCCCGGTGCGTCTCTGCAAACGGCTCCACCATCAATCTGGTGCGTCTCCTGGAGCAGAAGTTCAAGGCAGAGCTGCAGAACATAG CGATCCATGGCAACCCCTTGACCAACTTCTACCAGCTCAGCTTGGACGTGCTGGCCCTGTGCCAGCTGAATGGCCGCCTCTCACCAGCCAGTACCAGCGCCCTCCTCAGCCCAGGCCACAAGAAGTATTACCTCGGTGGCCAGTTCTCTGTGG ACACTGCAGCAGTGGCAATCCTGGCTCACATATGCCTGCAGACCAGGGGGCAGCCCCTTCCCCCGAAGGTGTATAAGAAGATCAGACAGAATGTGCAGTGGCTAGTGGACAAAATCCTGGCTGAGAAGAGAAGAGATGGAGAGATCGGGAACATCTACAGCACTGGGTTGGCTATGCAG GCCTTATCTGTCTCATCCAGCTATCAGAAACCCGGGGCCTGGAACTGCCTCCAGACTCTGCACAGGGTCCTGGACAAGATTCCCCAGGGCACATTCAAAAACCCCATGGCTGCTTCCCAGGTCCTCTCTTCCCTGGAGAACAGGACCTATCTGGACGTGAGTAGGCTCAACTGCTCCATGGACCCAG ATAACCTCCCTCTGTCCACTGCCAGGCCCACCTCACCCACTAGCCGCCTACCTAGCATCAGAGTGACCTACACTGTTGCCGATGGTGTGAACAACACATTCAATGACTCTATCAGTGTCACTGTGACCCAGGGCTCCATCTTCTTCAAGGTGATGGAGGTCACCCAGGATAAAGACCCCAGCAAATTCAG CTTCACATACACGCAGAGCTCCTGGGGCCCGTACATCACCTCCGTGCAGGGGCTGCAGGCCGATAACAACCACCGCACCTACTGGCAGCTCCTGAGCAATGGCATCCCGCTGAGCCAAG GTGCTGGGGACTACGTTGTCTCCAACAGCGAGAGGCTGGAGGTCAAATTCACTGTGTACTGA
- the CBLIF gene encoding cobalamin binding intrinsic factor, which translates to MTQKAANAQQEPLPRRKGRMFPWALAVLCVLCAATSTIDECVVPANQQYLVTELQSEMESSVTLQSPLNPSILIALNLAGTQDSMKETLLVQQIKDRVIKEGTAEMTSGEVALYILALLSSCEDPKHVTANISLVEVLTLKTKEELTYLSDHGTPKTTFYQLSLDTLALCLETADVEEAALSLAKEALATDFSVDTGAMATLALTCVHNGLAKAEQTRILELIHEALDKLRQLILRAVETNTANIYSIGLALQALNVTSVSYPSGDWSCSQTLAKVLTEISQGAFDNPMAAAQILPSLVGKTYLNVIRLSCSSDMVMVEYTIINQLRGQHFTYTIRVSIPKGSVLLSVLQAAQQGNPQDFSFETKQTSWGLMVVSINSRAANSNDKTYWQFFNGTEPLEQGVDSYIPSNNEHIKAIFSTY; encoded by the exons ATGACGCAGAAGGCTGCCAATGCTCAGCAGGAACCATTGCCCAGAAGAAAAGGCAGAATGTTCCCCTGGGCCCTGGCTGTTCTGTGTGTGCTCTGTGCAGCGACCAGCACCATTGATGAGTGCG TTGTCCCTGCCAACCAGCAGTACCTGGTCACCGAACTCCAAAGTGAGATGGAGAGTTCTGTCACCCTGCAAAGCCCACTGAACCCCAGCATCCTGATCGCTTTGAACCTGGCCGGCACACAAGATAGCATGAAGGAAACGCTACTGGTGCAGCAGATAAAAGACAGGGTCATCAAGGAAGGCACAGCGG AAATGACCTCTGGAGAGGTGGCCCTCTATATCCTCGCCCTCCTCTCATCCTGCGAGGATCCCAAGCACGTCACAGCCAACATCAGCTTGGTCGAAGTCTTGACGTTGAAAACCAAGGAAGAGTTGACCTACTTGA gtgaccatggcacACCCAAGACAACGTTCTACCAGCTCAGCCTGGACACCCTGGCTCTGTGCCTGGAAACGGCAGATGTCGAGGAGGCAGCTCTAAGCCTGGCCAAGGAGGCACTGGCCACGGACTTCTCTGTGG ACACTGGAGCCATGGCAACTCTGGCACTGACTTGCGTGCACAATGGGCTGGCAAAGGCTGAGCAGACCAGGATCCTGGAGCTCATCCACGAGGCACTGGACAAGCTCCGACAGCTGATCCTCAGGGCCGTGGAGACCAACACTGCCAATATATACAGCATCGGCTTGGCTCTTCAG GCGCTCAATGTCACTTCAGTGTCCTATCCCTCCGGGGACTGGAGCTGCTCACAGACACTAGCCAAGGTGCTCACCGAGATCTCCCAGGGAGCCTTCGACAACCCCATGGCTGCTGCCCAGATCCTCCCTTCCCTCGTGGGCAAAACCTACCTGAATGTGATCAGACTCAGCTGCTCATCAGATATGG TTATGGTGGAATACACCATCATCAACCAGCTTAGGGGGCAACACTTCACCTACACCATCCGTGTGAGCATACCCAAAggctctgtgctgctctctgTCCTGCAAGCGGCTCAACAGGGCAATCCACAGGACTTCAG CTTCGAAACAAAGCAGACTTCCTGGGGCCTCATGGTGGTCTCCATCAACAGCCGTGCTGCCAACTCCAACGACAAGACCTACTGGCAGTTCTTCAATGGCAcagagcccctggagcaag GTGTCGACAGTTACATACCAAGTAACAACGAGCATATCAAGGCCATCTTCAGCACGTACTGA
- the MRPL16 gene encoding 39S ribosomal protein L16, mitochondrial isoform X2: MWRRLARPFRALPKVPGDPFSARVLNAGLKSYVLPQDYTNISIPDRPKLKFMDKVPSVPKVRREFKNLRDIRGPSTEATEFTQGQYGILALGGGYLHWGHFEMMRLTINRHLDPKIMFAVWRIPAPYKPITRKSLGQRMGGGKGAINHYVTAVKCGRLILEVGGHCEFGEVEHFLTQVAKKLPFPAKAVSCQSLEEMRQAEEERRHKNQNPWTFERIITSNMLGIRKVLSPYDLTQKGRYWGKFFLKDRV, encoded by the exons ATGTGGAGACGACTCGCGCGTCCTTTCCGCGCGCTGCCAAAGGTCCCCGGAG ATCCTTTTTCTGCCAGAGTCCTCAATGCTGGCCTGAAGAGCTATGTGCTTCCCCAGGATTATACCA ACATCTCCATCCCTGACAGACCCAAATTGAAGTTCATGGACAAAGTTCCAAGTGTACCTAAAGTGAGGCGGGAATTCAAAAACCTACGTGACATCCGTGGCCCATCCACTGAGGCCACTGAGTTCACCCAAGGACAGTATGGCATTTTG gCATTGGGTGGTGGTTACCTTCATTGGGGTCACTTTGAAATGATGCGCCTAACCATCAATCGTCACCTGGATCCCAAGATAATGTTTGCTGTATGGCGCATTCCAGCCCCTTACAAGCCCATCACCCGCAAGAGCCTAGGCCAGCGCATGGGTGGGGGCAAAGGTGCCATCAACCACTATGTGACAGCAGTGAAATGTGGCCGCCTCATTTTGGAAGTGGGTGGGCACTGTGAGTTCGGGGAGGTGGAGCACTTCCTCACACAGGTGGCCAAGAAGCTGCCGTTCCCAGCCAAGGCAGTCAGCTGCCAGTCCCTGGAGGAGATGCgccaggcagaagaggagagaagACACAAAAATCAGAACCCATGGACATTTGAGCGTATCATCACCTCCAACATGCTGGGGATCCGCAAGGTGCTGAGTCCCTACGATCTGACGCAGAAGGGGCGCTACTGGGGCAAGTTCTTTCTGAAAGACAGAGTGTGA
- the MRPL16 gene encoding 39S ribosomal protein L16, mitochondrial isoform X1 translates to MQHIRVSFCAGDLSHVSVIADPFSARVLNAGLKSYVLPQDYTNISIPDRPKLKFMDKVPSVPKVRREFKNLRDIRGPSTEATEFTQGQYGILALGGGYLHWGHFEMMRLTINRHLDPKIMFAVWRIPAPYKPITRKSLGQRMGGGKGAINHYVTAVKCGRLILEVGGHCEFGEVEHFLTQVAKKLPFPAKAVSCQSLEEMRQAEEERRHKNQNPWTFERIITSNMLGIRKVLSPYDLTQKGRYWGKFFLKDRV, encoded by the exons ATGCAGCATATTAGAGTTTCATTCTGTGCTGGGGATCTAAGTCATGTTTCAGTGATAGCAG ATCCTTTTTCTGCCAGAGTCCTCAATGCTGGCCTGAAGAGCTATGTGCTTCCCCAGGATTATACCA ACATCTCCATCCCTGACAGACCCAAATTGAAGTTCATGGACAAAGTTCCAAGTGTACCTAAAGTGAGGCGGGAATTCAAAAACCTACGTGACATCCGTGGCCCATCCACTGAGGCCACTGAGTTCACCCAAGGACAGTATGGCATTTTG gCATTGGGTGGTGGTTACCTTCATTGGGGTCACTTTGAAATGATGCGCCTAACCATCAATCGTCACCTGGATCCCAAGATAATGTTTGCTGTATGGCGCATTCCAGCCCCTTACAAGCCCATCACCCGCAAGAGCCTAGGCCAGCGCATGGGTGGGGGCAAAGGTGCCATCAACCACTATGTGACAGCAGTGAAATGTGGCCGCCTCATTTTGGAAGTGGGTGGGCACTGTGAGTTCGGGGAGGTGGAGCACTTCCTCACACAGGTGGCCAAGAAGCTGCCGTTCCCAGCCAAGGCAGTCAGCTGCCAGTCCCTGGAGGAGATGCgccaggcagaagaggagagaagACACAAAAATCAGAACCCATGGACATTTGAGCGTATCATCACCTCCAACATGCTGGGGATCCGCAAGGTGCTGAGTCCCTACGATCTGACGCAGAAGGGGCGCTACTGGGGCAAGTTCTTTCTGAAAGACAGAGTGTGA
- the MRPL16 gene encoding 39S ribosomal protein L16, mitochondrial isoform X3, with product MLDTFVTFLGKVLGEDVESLWGAGVVDISIPDRPKLKFMDKVPSVPKVRREFKNLRDIRGPSTEATEFTQGQYGILALGGGYLHWGHFEMMRLTINRHLDPKIMFAVWRIPAPYKPITRKSLGQRMGGGKGAINHYVTAVKCGRLILEVGGHCEFGEVEHFLTQVAKKLPFPAKAVSCQSLEEMRQAEEERRHKNQNPWTFERIITSNMLGIRKVLSPYDLTQKGRYWGKFFLKDRV from the exons ATGTTGGACACATTTGTCACCTTCCTTGGAAAAGTGTTGGGGGAAGATGTTGAGTCCCTGTGGGGGGCTGGAGTGGTAG ACATCTCCATCCCTGACAGACCCAAATTGAAGTTCATGGACAAAGTTCCAAGTGTACCTAAAGTGAGGCGGGAATTCAAAAACCTACGTGACATCCGTGGCCCATCCACTGAGGCCACTGAGTTCACCCAAGGACAGTATGGCATTTTG gCATTGGGTGGTGGTTACCTTCATTGGGGTCACTTTGAAATGATGCGCCTAACCATCAATCGTCACCTGGATCCCAAGATAATGTTTGCTGTATGGCGCATTCCAGCCCCTTACAAGCCCATCACCCGCAAGAGCCTAGGCCAGCGCATGGGTGGGGGCAAAGGTGCCATCAACCACTATGTGACAGCAGTGAAATGTGGCCGCCTCATTTTGGAAGTGGGTGGGCACTGTGAGTTCGGGGAGGTGGAGCACTTCCTCACACAGGTGGCCAAGAAGCTGCCGTTCCCAGCCAAGGCAGTCAGCTGCCAGTCCCTGGAGGAGATGCgccaggcagaagaggagagaagACACAAAAATCAGAACCCATGGACATTTGAGCGTATCATCACCTCCAACATGCTGGGGATCCGCAAGGTGCTGAGTCCCTACGATCTGACGCAGAAGGGGCGCTACTGGGGCAAGTTCTTTCTGAAAGACAGAGTGTGA